Genomic segment of Nitrospirota bacterium:
CGCCGCTCCCTGCGCCAGCTCGATTCCGACCGAAAGGGCCAGCTCCGCCTCGGCACGGCTCATCGCCGGCTCCCGGAGCAGATTCCTGGTCCCCTTCGCCACCTTCTTCGAAATCATTCCGGGCAGGGACCCGAAATCGTGGGCCACGCCGATGTCCACCACCTTCACATCCGCCCCCACGTGGCGGGCCAGCACGTTGACGGCCGCGCCGCCGTTCAAAAAATTCAGCACCATCTGGGCCGTGACCGCACTGGGATAGGCGCTGACCCCCTCGCCCGCCACTCCATGGTCGGCCGCAAAGGTGAAGATCGCGGCCTTGGGGACCTTGGGCCGCTCCTCCCTGGTCATGGCGACATAGCGGGCCGCCAGTTCCTCCAGCCGCCCCAGGCTCCCCACCGGCTTGGTGAGCCGATCCAGCCTGGCCCTGGCCCGCTCGAGCCAGGCCGGGTCAATCGGGATGACGGCGTTGACGGATTCTTGAATCGTCACGGCTACTTGATCCGGAGCGGAATCCCGCTCAGCACGACGTGGACTTCGTCCGCCTCCCGGGCAACCAGTTGATTGACCTGCCCGGCAAGATCTCGAAACCGGCGGGTTTCCGCTTCCAGCGGGACCAGCCCCAGACCGAGCTCGTTGCTGACCAGCAGAACCCTCGCAGAGGCGCCGCGGATCGCCGCCAGTAACGCCGCGACCAGCGACGGGACCTGCTTCTCGGACACGCCCCGCTCCCGCAGATTGCTCAGCCAGAGGGTGAGACAGTCCAGCACGACGACCCGGTAGTCGGCTCCGTGCTTCTCGAACCAACTGGCCAGGTCCACCGGGACCTCGGACGTCTCCCATTCAGGTCCACGCGACCGTCGGTGCCGGCTGATCCGTTCCGCCATTTCCCCGTCCAACGGCTGGCCCGTCGCGACGAAGGCCTTCCTCCCCTTGCCCCCCGCGAGCGCCAGCGCCACGCTGCTCTTCCCGGAGGAAGCGCCGCCGACCACGAAGATGAGACGCCCCCTCGAATTGCGACGCGTGACGCGTGACGCGTGACGCGTGAAGAAAGTCTTTATCTTTTGTCGCTTCCTACCCATCACCTGTCACGTGTCACGGCTTCCACGCCCCGCTCGACGATGGCTTCGACCGCCGCAAGACCCACGTGCTCGGCCACAAAATCGGCCAGCCGGTCGATCGCCTGGTCGGTTGACAGCCCGGGCGAAGGATCGAGCGGAGCCCAGCCGCGCGCCGCCCGCAGCCGGTTGAGAAACGTGCGCCTGAAGGACGGCTGGTCGAACAGCCCGTGGACATAGGTCCCGATGACCCGCCCGTCGGGGGACACGGCCCCCTCGGCCCATCTCCGCGACCGGTCCGGCTTCTGAAGGTCCAGGAAGGGGGTCACGCCAGGTCCGACCTTCGTCCGGCCCATGTGGATCTGGTAGCCCTCGACGGGACAGCCGCTCTCCCGATGGACGCCGACGACCTGGATCAGCACCTTTTTTCGGGCGAAACCGGTCATCACGTCCAGCAGCCCCAACCCCGTCACCTCCCGCTCACGCGATTCGACCCTGTGCGGGTCCCGAATCTTCATGCCCAAAAGCTGGTACCCGCCGCAGAGCCCGAGGACGGTGCCGCCCTCGGCCAGCACCCGCCTGGCGACCAGATCCAGCCCGCGCGCCTTGACGAACGCCACCGCTTCGGCGGTGGACTTGGTTCCGGGGAAGATCAGAGCGTCGAGCCTCTGTCCCGTCTCGCCCTTCAGCCGGACCAGCACCACGTCCGGCTCCTGGGCCAGGGCTTCGAAGTCGGTGAAGTTGGAGATGGCCGGTACGTCCGCCACGCCGATCGCCAAGAGGTCGTGACGGGTGACGCGTGACGGGTGACGCATGAGACATGTGCTCTGATCCTCCCAGCCCAGCGAATCCTCCTGGGGGACTTGAAGGTCTCCCCAATGGGGGATCACGCCGAGGCAGGGGACGCCGATCCGCTTCTCAACTTCCCTGATGCCGGGAGCGAGCAGGTCTCTGCTTCCGCGAAACTTGTTGACGAGAAAGCCCTTGACCAGACGCCGCTCCTCCGGCTCCAGCAGCTCCATGGTCCCGACCAGAGCCGCGAGAACGCCCCCGCGATCAATGTCCCCGACCAGGATCACCGGCGCCCGTGCCTCCCGTGCCATCCGCATGTTCACGATGTCGTGCTCGCGCAGGTTGATCTCGGCCGGACTCCCGGCCCCTTCCAGCACCACCAGATCGAACTCGGCCGCGAGACGGGCGAAGGCCTCGCGGACGGACTGGAACCAGTCCCGCTTGACGCGTCCGAAGTCCTCGGCCGTCAGGGCTCCGGCCACCGCTCCGTTCACGACCAGCTGCGCCCGCAGCCCTCCCTCAGGCTTGATCAGCACCGGGTTGAACTCCGTCCGTGGGGCCAGCCGGCAGGCCGCGGCCTGGACCGCCTGGGCACGACCGATCTCCCTCCCGTCCGGCGTGACGAACGAGTTGTTCGACATGTTCTGCGCCTTGAAAGGCGCCACCCGGAGCCCGCGGCGGAGAAACAGGCGGCAGAGCGCCGTCACGAGCACCGACTTGCCCACGTGGGAGCCGGTACCTTGAATCATGAGCGTCTTGGCAGCCATAGAGCCAGTGATGGGTGATGAGTGATCGGTGATCGGCTCGGAGATTGATGAGTGAGCACGTGCGTGAGCATTCCGCCTCTCATCACCCATCACAGATCACCCATCACTTTTTGACGTTCCGTTCCCAGAGAAACTCCGGCTCCCCGTTCATGCTGCCGACCCAGCGGGCCAGGACGAACAGGGCATCGCTGAGCCGGTTGAGAAACTTGAGGATGAGGGGGTTCACCGTCTCCTCCCGGGCCAGCCGGACGCAGACCCGCTCCGCGCGGCGACAGACCGTCCGGGCCTGATGGAGCAGGCCCGGCACCTTGCCGCCGCCCGGCAGGATGAACTCTTTGAGCGGAGCCAGGTCCTTCTGACACTCGTCAATCAGCTTTTCGAGGGCCGTCACGTCCGCCGCGGTCACCTGAGGCATGTTCTTGAAGCCCTGCCCCGGCGCCGTCGCCAGGATGCCGCCCGCGTCGAACAGTTTGTTCTGGACCCACCGGAGCTGTCCTTCCAGCCGGTCCCTGGCCGGAGAGTCGGCCAGGTCGGCGTTGAACACCCGCACGAGCCCGACCGAGGCGTTCAGCTCATCCACCGTGCCATAGGCCTCCACGCGCAGACTGTCTTTCCAGACCTGCTGGCCGCCGGCCAGCCGCGTCTTTCCCGCGTCGCCCGTCCGCGTATAGACTTTGGTGATGCGCATCATTCTTCTCCCAACGATAAACGATGAATGCAGAACGCTGAACTGCGAACTATGAATGATGACCCGTCACAAGAAGCCACAGGCTCAAGGTTCTGCGTTCATCATTCAGCGTTCTCATTTATTCCGTATTTATTCCGTCCCCATTGCTCATGGTGGACGAGCTGGTCGAGCGGCAGCCGTCGCCGCCAGCCGGCCAACTCCAGGTCGGGGCTTGGGGAAAACTGTTCCACGTACCCGAGGCAAAGGTAGGCGACCACCTTGACCGGCCTGGGAATGCCCAACGTCCGCTTCAGCGCCCCGTAATCCAGGATGCTCACCCACCCCACGCCGATCCCCTCCGCCCGCGCGGCCAGCCAGAGGTTTTGGATGGCGCAGCAGGTGCTGTAGAGGTCGGTGTCCGGCACCGTGTCGCGCCCCAGAACGTGGGGCCCGCCCCGCTGTCTCGTGCAGGTCACGCAGAGGTTGATCGGCGCTTCTTCGATTCCTTCCAGCTTCAGTCGGCCATACAGGTCCCCGCGCGCGCCTTTGTAGTGTTTCTTCGCGGTTCCGTTGGCCCGCCGGAACAGGTCCTTCACCGCCCGTTTCGTCGCCGGATTGCGGACGACCACGAAGTTCCAGGGCTGCATGAACCCCACCGACCCAGCATGGTGAGCGGCGGTCAACAACTTCGCGAGCACGACGTCCGCGATCGGGGTCGGCAGGAAGTTCCGTCGGACATCCCGGCGCTCGAAGATCGCCCGATAGACGGCGGCCCGCTCCCGATCGGAGAATCTTCCGTTGTCCGGGACAGGGATCGGCTCAGGCAGGCTCACGACGGCGTCCCCTTCCTGCCGAGCCTGCCCGCAGCGACGGCCCCCAGACAATCGGGGCAGAGGCAGTTCTCGAAATGCTGCTTGATCCAGGCAAGCTGCGACCGATCCAGCTTGATCGTGCCGCACCAGCACCCGCCGGCTTGGGAGCAGGAAAACGCCTGCCCGCAGTTGCCGCATCGTTTCTCCATTTCAGAACTCGACTCCCTTCTGGGCCTTGACGCCTTTCCTGAACGGATGCTTGACCTGTCCCATCTCGGTGACCAGATCCGCCTCTTCGATCAGCTCCTGCTTGGCGCTGCGCCCGGTGATCACCACGTGCTGCATCGGGGGCCTGGCCCGCAAGACCGGCAGCACGTCCGCCAACTGGACGTATCCGTGGTGCAGGGCGATGTTGAACTCGTCGAGGACGACCATCGCATAGGCCGGATCGCGGAGGAAGCCGGCCGCGGCCGCCCAGGCCTTCTGCGCGAACTCCGTGTCCCGCTCCCGGTCCTGGGTCTCCCAGGTGTAGCCTTCCCCCATGCGCAGGAAGAGGACCTGGTCGCCGAAGCGTGTGAGCGCCCGCGCCTCCGCCGTGTCGATCGCGCCCTTGATGAACTGGACGATCGCCACCTTCATCCCGTGGCCCAGGCAGCGCAGCACCATGCCGAGCGCCGCCGTCGTCTTCCCCTTGCCGGCGCCGGTGTAGACGATCAGCAGGCCCTTCTCCTCCTGCGCGGCGGCAATCCGCCGGTCCACCGAGGCCTTGAGCCGCTGCATCCTGGCCTTGTGGTCGGCTTGATCAGCCATGGAACGATTCCCGGCTGGCGGGGCGGTCGGCTCGGCCCTTCCTTGCCGTCTCCACCAACACCCCGGCCAGGTCCGGCCGGCTGGCGAAGTGGAGGTGGGCGTACAGGGCCAGCACGTTCCCCGCAACGAGCCCGTCCGGAGCCCGCTCAAGGCCACGGGCATCCGTGACCGAGCAGGCGTAGTCGAGCGGCCCGAGCGGCACGAGCGTCGAGTAATGGAACTCGTGGCCGCGGGCTTCCGTCCCGGCCGGCCCCAGCAGGCAGGGCTTCGTCACTTGCACGAGGCGATAGCCCAGCGTCAACCCCGGCTTGCGCATGACCGTCTCGGCGGCGAAGAGCCCCACCATCTCGTGGGTCCGGCCCTCGAAATCCTTAATGGCTTGCGTCAGGTACATGAGCCCGCCGCACTCGGCATAGATCGCCCCGCCTGCTTCGGCATGGGCTCGAACCGCCCGTTTCATCCTTACGTTGGCCGCCAACCGCTCGCCGAACAGTTCGGGATAGCCGCCGCCGAAATAGAGAAGCTCCGCATCGGGCAGGGCCTCGTCCCCCATCGGCGAGAACCGCACGAGCTCGGCGCCGGCCTGCTCCAGCAATTCCAGGTTCTCCGGATAGTAGAAGCAGAAGGCCGGATCGTAAGCGACGCCGACCCGCACTCGACCGTGAGACGTGAGAGGTGAACCGCACTCCTCCCCTCTCACGTCTAACGTCTCACCTTTTACATCTTCAGATGCCGAGCGGGCGAGCGCTTCGACCCGATCCAGGTCCACGGTCTCGCTCGCCGCACGTCCCAGCCGCTCGTAGAGCTCCCTCGTCCCCTGTTCGATCGCCGTCACGAGCCCCAGATGGCGATCCCCGATGGTCAGGGCCGGATCGGGCTTGAGGTAGCCCACTACGGCCAGGTCGGTCTCCGCCTCGACCGCCTCCTTGAGTAGTCGGTAATGGCCCTCGCTCCCCACCCGGTTGAAGAGGACTCCGGCCACCTTGAGCGCCGGGTCGAACCGGGCATAGCCGGAGGCCATGGCCGCCGCCGAGCGGGCCATGGCACCGCCGTCAATCACGAGCAGCACCGGCGCGCCGAGCTGCTTGGCCAGCTCCGCCGTGCTGCCGGTCTCGGCGGTCGGGGAGCTGCCGTCGAACAGCCCCATCACGCCTTCGATGATCGAGAGATCCGCGTCGGCCGAAGCCCGCAGGAAGATCTCCCGGTTGGCGGCCGGCCCCAGCATCCAACCGTCCAGGTTGCGCGAGGGCCGCCCGGTCGCGACCGTGTGGTGGCCCGGGTCGATGTAATCCGGCCCGGCCTTGAACGGCTGGACGCACCGGCCCCTGGCCGTGAAGGCCGCCAGCAGCGCGAGCGTGACCGTGGTCTTCCCGATCCCGCTCTGGGTGCCGGCGACGACGAGCCGGGGCCTCTTCATGGTTGCTTCCGTCACAGCAAATCGGTGTTGACGCGGACGCCGAAATAGATCGAACGCACCGGCGTCCCCGCGTTGAGAATTTCCTGGTAATGCTGGTTGAACAGGTTGTCCACCCGGACGTAGGCCTGGACCTTGTCGCTCACGTCGTAGTTGGTCGTCCAGTTCCACACCGCAAAGCCCGGGACGTTCTGCCGGTCGTTCGTGGTGTTGAAGCGCGAGCCCATCATGCGGCCCGCCAGGACGAAGTTCAGCGGCGTGAGAGGCCGGTAGCCGATCTGAAGGGTCCATTGGTCCACGGGCCAGCGCGGCAAGCGCCTGCCGTTGCTCAAGTCCCGCGTCATCGTGTTCGTGTACTGCCCCTGCAGGTCGAGGCTCTTCAGGAGAAACAGGTTGGGCGCATAGTTGTAAGCGAAGGACGCTTCCCAGCCCCGCGTCGAGGCGGACCCGACATTGATCGGGCAGAAGCTGAACGTGCTGAACGGGGCACAGACCACGGGATCGAACGTGGTGACGATCAGGTCCCGATAACGGTTCCAGAAATAGCCGCCGCTCAATCTGAAGCTCTTGTTGAAGAGCCACTGGTCCACCCCGACATCGAAACTTTGACTCTTCTCCTGCCGAAGATTGGGATTCCCGAAGTTGGGGAAAAACAAGTCGTTGATCGACGGCGCCCGGAAGCCCGTGGAGTAACTTGTCCGGAACTTCGTGTCCGTCTCCTTGTGCAGATATCCGCCGGTGACACGCCACGTGGTCGCGTCTCCAAAGACGTTGTAGCTGTCCTGCCGGATGCCCGCCGTGCCGAAGACCCGGTCCCAGAGATTGACCTGGGCCTGCGCAAAGCCTGCGTGCGACGCGATGACGTGGTTCGACAGCCCCGTATCGTTCTCGCCCTGCTGCTCCCGGAACTGATAGCCGAAGGTCAGCAAGAGCGGGTCCGCCACCTGCACGTTGTGCTGCCATTCGATCCGGTTGGCGAGCACCCGAGTCTCATTGGGATCACCGGTTGGAACGTTGACGACGTTGGTGACGAGGTTCCGCTGCAGGTTGCCGGGCAGGAAAAGGGACGCCTCCTGCGACCGTGAGAGCGTGAGTTTCTGGTTCCACCATTTCGTGATCGGCTGCTCGTAGTTGCCGCTGAACACGAATTGGTTGCTCTTCTGCTTGGACGCGAACACGTCCTTCGGCGGAGGGGACACGTTGTCCAGTCCGGTCGAACCGTTCATCCAGCGGAAGTCGAATTCAAAGCGCCCGTCCCGAGGCAGGTCTATGCCCAGGCGCGACGAACCGGCCCAGTTTCTGAACGAGTCCCGCTCCGCGGCCCCGAGCCGGTAGTCCACCGTGGAGAAGCCGGAGAAGTCCCAGCGTGACAAGGCCATGGAGAAATCCACCGGGCCTTTCTTGCCCGTTACCTGCCCCCCCTCGCGGATGGAGTTGAACGAGCCGTATTCGACGAAGGCGTTCGCGGTCGGCTTCCCGGCGCCTCTCTTGGTAACGATGTTGATCACGCCGCCCATCGCGTCCGATCCCCACAACATGCTCTGGGCGCCGCGGAGGATCTCGATCCGCTCGATGTTGTCCGTCGTCAGATTGGCGAAATTGTAACTGCCGGTCGTCGCGCTGTTCACGATCGCCCCGTCAATGAGCACCAGGGTCTGGCTGGCGCTCCCGCCTCGAATTCGCACAAGGGCTTCGGTCCCCGGCCCGCCGCTGGACAGCACGGAAAGGCCCTGCGAGAGACGCAGGGCGTCCACGACGGTCTTGAACTTCTGCCGTTGCATCTCCTCGCCCGTGATCACTTCCACGGCGCTGGTGATGTGGCTGACCGGCACCGGCGTTTTCGTCGCGCTCGTCACGACCTCCTCCGTCGTCACGACCGGTGTCTCATCTTCGGTTTTTCCAGCCTCTTCCGCCAGACCGGGCGTGGGCCACCCGATCCAGAGCCCCCATAGAACGAATCCAACGAGAAATCCTCGACGACAGCGATCCGCGATCTTCCGCATTGACCCAACTCCCTTATGCTCGAAGGGATGAGAGTGAATGGTCCGACAGACGGGTCTCCTGACTCGCGGATCGTCGCGCTCCCGCGCCTTCCCAGAACTTGTGTGATGGGTGATGGGTTATGAGTGATGGGGAAAGAAGCCAGTCATTCGCTCCTTACCCATCACCTGTCACCTATCACCGATCACCGCATTTCCAGTGGCTTCGTGCGGAATGGCTCCCCGCTTACAGTGGCGGCACCGTGATGGCTTCACACCATCTTCCCCGGCGCTGTCGGTCTATTCTCCGGTAGTCCCTCCCTGATGAATGTCGCGCCCTGTCGCTGAACTGACGAGGAGTGGGCGCCTTCCCCTCGTCACTCGTCATTCGTCACGCGTCACCCGTCACGGTCTTCCTACCCGGCAACGTGACGCGCGGCAGGCCCGAGTCCGGATGACAGTCCACCAGCACCCGGCACCGGTACACCGGCTCCAGCACCTCCGACCGGAGCACCTCCTCCGGGGAACCGATCCGCACGACTTGCCCGTCGCGCAGCAGCATCAGCCGGTCGCAATACTGGCCGGCCAGGTTCAGGTCGTGCGAGGCCACGACCACGGTCAGCCCCTGCGCCTCGTTGAGGCGGCGGAGCAGCTCGCAGATCTCCACCTGATGGTGCAGGTCCAGGAACGCGGTCGGCTCGTCCAACAGCAGCACCTTGGGCTCCTGCGCGAGGGCCCGAGCGATCACGGCCCGCTGGCGCTCGCCTCCGGACACGTCGCCGACGGGCCGGCCAGCCAGGTGCAGCACGTCGGTCTCCCGCATCGCCTCCTCCGCCAACCTGAGGTCCTCCGGCCCGTCCCAGCCGAATCCGCCGAACGGCCCTCCGTGCCGGTGGTGCGGGAACCGCCCCATCAGCACAACCTCGGTGATCGTGAACGGAAACGCGAGCGCAGTCTCCTGGGGCACCAGCGCCACGGTCCGCGCCACGGCCTCCTGCTTCATCGTCCCGAGCGCCTGGCCGAACAGCGCCACGGTCCCCCGTTGCGGGCGCAGAATCCTGGCCAGCAGCTTGAGGAGCGAGGTCTTTCCGGATCCGTTCGGGCCGATCACGCCGAGAATCTGGCCGGACCGGACTTCGAAGGTCAGATCCTTCAGCACCCACCCGTCCGCGTCCAACCGGCCCGGCCCCCTTCGATAGTGAAAGGCCAGATCGTCCACTTGGTAGGCGGCTGTCGAAGCACGCGTCTCCACTGATTCCCTTCCGCCTCAGGACAGGCTCAGCCGACCCTTCCGCGCCGCGAGCAGGTAGATGAACACCGGCCCGCCGGCCAGCGCGGTCACGACCCCGACCGGCATCTCCGCCGGCGCCAACAGGGTCCGGGCGATCGTGTCGGCGGCGGCGAGGAACGCGCCCCCGACGAGCGCCGAGGCCGGGAGCAGCAGCCGGTGATCCGGGCCCAGGACGAGCCGCACCGCGTGGGGGATCACCATGCCCACGAACCCGATCATGCCGCTGACCGAGACGACCGCGCCGGTCAACAGGGCGGATGCAAAGAAGACGGTCCGCTTCACCGTCTCCACCTCCACTCCCAGGGCCCGCGCGGCTTCCTCCCCCAGCGTCAGCAGGTTGAGCGAGCGGGCCTGCCGGAAGAGCACCCAGGCGCCCAGAATCAAGTACAGGGTCAGCACGGCCAGCACCGGATAGTCCGGCGCGGTCAAGGTGCCCATCAACCAGGACATCATGCCGAAAGACCGGTTCGGGTCCATCATCGAGGTCACGAACATGATCAGGGCGGAGAAGATGGCGTTCAGGATCACGCCGGCCAGCAGCAGCGTGTGGATCGGCAGGTGCCCGTACGAGGACGCGATGCGATAGACCACCAGGATGGAGCCCAACCCGCCCAGGAAGGCGCAGAGCGGCAGGGCCGAGAGGCTCGCGACGCTCGTCCCGATCCCCAGCAGGATCGCCAGAGCCGCGCCCAGAGCCGCGCCGCTGGAAATGCCGAGCACGTAGGGATCGGCCAGGGGATTCCGCAGGAGGGCCTGGAGCCCGACTCCGACCGTCGCCAGACAGCCCCCGACGAGGAGCGCCAGCAGGATGCGGGGCAGCCGCACCTGCACCAGGATCACGCCGGTCGCGCCGGCGGATTCGGCGCCGGCCTCCCCGTCCCGCACGACGAGGCCGAGAACCCGCAGCATCTCGGAAAACCCGATCGGCTCGGCCCCGAAGCGCAGGCAGACGAGCGCGATGGCCAGGGCCAGCAAGCCAAGCCCGAGCAGCGTGACGCCCCACCGTTGCGGTGTCAGGACCGAAGACCGGCCCACCGCCCCGCTCGCCACGGAGCCACGGGAGGCGAGCCCGACCGCCGTCACATCGGTCCCCGCCCCGGGGGCGCCTGACCAGTCGCCCGTTCCCATCACGGAGAGTTCCCCCCTTCAAACGCTTCCGGATGGACGATCCGGACCAGACGGTCCAGGCCGTCCACGATCCGCGGGCCGGGACGGTTGAGGAGATCGGACGGAATCGTGTGCAGGCGTCCCTGCCTGACGGCCGACAGCATGGACCAGCGCTGCCAGAGCTGCCGATCCGCCTCCGAGATGCCCTCAGCCGAACCCACGGGGAACACGATCACCTGGGGATCCTCCTTGAGCACCTCCTCCATGTTGAGCCGGGGATAGGGAACGGCGGCGCGGGCCGCCACGTTGGTGCCGCCGGCCAACTCGATCAGGTGGTGGATGAAGCTGCCGGGCCCCACCGTGATGAGCGGCTGGCTGTTGAGCACGTAGAGCAGACGGAGTCGGGGCAGGGCCGCGGTCTTCTGTTTGACCGACGCGATCCGCTCGCGAATCCGGGCCGCAACCTGGTTGGCGGCCGGGGCCCGTTCGAACATGCGGCCGAGGGTCAGGATGTTCGACGGCACGTCCTCAATGGTCCTGGCCTCAATGATGTACACCGGGATTTTCAATTGCTCCAGCTTGCCGAGGACATCGGCGCGCATGAACTCCCGCGGAGCCAGGACCAGGTCCGGCTGCAGCGCGACGATGGCTTCGATGTTCGGACGGGCGTAGCCGACTTTCGGCCTAGTCCTGGCCTGAGGCGGGTAATCGCAATATTCGGTCACTCCCACGATCTCCTGGTCCAGTCCGATCGCGAAGAGCGACTCGGTCACGCTGGGCGCCAGGGAAACGACGCGGGCCGGGGGCTTGGCGAGGAAGATCTTGCGGCCCAGGTCGTCCACGAAGGTGCGCGGCGCCAGGTTGGCCATGAAAGGCATGCCGGTCAGGATGCCTTGCTGCCGTCGCTTCTTCATGGAGGAGAGATCCCCGTCATCCGCCTGGGCCGACCCGCAGAACAGGATCGCGAGCAGTCCCAGAAAGCCCAGCCACCGTAACCGACCGGATCGTGAATGTCGCGAGCCCAAACAAAAAATCCCCAAGGCCTTGTCAGACCCTGAGGATTGCACCCGCTCCTTCACCCTCACCCTTTCCCCAGCCCACGAGGGAAAGAAGGTCGTTCACCCGCTGCGTTGCAAAAGCAACGGGTACCCGGGCAGGTCTTCTGGCTTATGGATGCGGACCTACTCCCCGCCCCTTCCCATCTGAAAACCGTGACGCGTGATGCGTGACGCGTGACCAGTTAGAAGAGCTTTTCGCTCAATTCTGAACCTGTCACCCGTCACCCGTCACGTGTCACTGTCTTCCAGACAGTGGTGTGCGCGGGTTTCGTCTCCATTCACAGCGGCGGGACCGCGAGGGATTCACACCCTCTTCCCTTGACCCGGAACAGCCTATGTCGGAGGCCAACTCTAGGGGAGCCCCTCGAAGCTTGTCAAGGCCAAAGATTCGGCGCAGAAATGCAACAAATTGTTCGAGTAAGCACCGGAGTACTGCGACAGGTTTTTACCGGATGTCATCCCTAAGCCCGCAAAATCTCTGTGAGTGGTCATCCTGGGCCGCCAGTCGTTTTTTGGCACCGGGATTGCGTTAAATCATGCGGGCTTAAAGTACGTGGTATAAGGGAACCCACAAATCCATAGGCCTATGAAGCTGTTCAAGAGCCTCATCCTGCTGGCGATCATGACCTCCCTGCTCCTGCTGGGCCTGGACGTAGCCAGGACCCTGTGGTTGGAAAAGGAGGAGGAGCCGAGCGTCAACTACACGAGACTGACCCAACTTCCGGCCCGGACGATCGAGAGCCCGAAGGTCAATGGCTATCTGGTCCTCCTTGGTTTTGCCGTTTCCTCCTCGCTCGACCCGGTCCAGATCGGCAAGGACATGTGGGTCGAATCGGAAAGCGCCGCCGGCCATCGGTTCTTTGACTATGGCCAGCGCGCCAGAACCGAGCTTCGAGTCGAGGACGATCTCCTGAGCGAGTTGCAGCCGGGGCAGGCATCGCAGGCCGCCACTCCGGCTCACCTCTCGACGACGTTCCTGCCCGGTCTCCTCCGCCAGCATGCGGTGCTCCTCGATCGCTACCGCTTCTGGCTGTCGCTCCCTTTCCAGGACTGGGGCTACGGCCTTCCGGGCACGCCCCGCTTCGTCGAGATCGTGGCGGCGCACCGTTTGTATCTCACCGAAGGGTTCGCCCAAGGGATCGAAGCCGGCGTGGACCGGACCGTGAAGGACCTCTCGGCCTGGCGGCAGGTGCTGGCCGAAGCCAAGACCCTCCAGTTGAAGCTCCTGGCCCTCACCGTGGTCGAGGAGGACCTCGCCCTGCTGAACCAGGCCCTGCGCCGCCGGGACTTCGACCAGGACCGGCTCCCGCACCTGGCGCTGGTCCTCCGCCCGTTGACGCAATCGGAGCGGTCGCTCCGCTGGCCGATTCAGCACGAGTTCCTGCTCGGCGTGAGGCGGGCGGACCATCCGCACGTGGACGACGTGGACGGCAAGCGGGAGGAATCGGAGGTGAACCGGCGTTGGGTCGCCGCCCTGAGCGGGGTGAGCGAAGCCGCCATCCGATCGGCCGAGAGGTTCCTGCCGGCCGGCGCCCTCGTCCGGTCGAAGCTGCAGAAGCAACGGGCGCTGAACATCTGCGCCGAGTATGTCGAGGCCACGATCCAAGCGACCGACACCACGGTCGGCCCGTTCCCGCGCCTGCAGGATTACGCCCGGGCGTCCCACCGCAAACTGGTGGATTATCTGCTCAACCCGGTTGAC
This window contains:
- a CDS encoding ABC transporter ATP-binding protein; the protein is METRASTAAYQVDDLAFHYRRGPGRLDADGWVLKDLTFEVRSGQILGVIGPNGSGKTSLLKLLARILRPQRGTVALFGQALGTMKQEAVARTVALVPQETALAFPFTITEVVLMGRFPHHRHGGPFGGFGWDGPEDLRLAEEAMRETDVLHLAGRPVGDVSGGERQRAVIARALAQEPKVLLLDEPTAFLDLHHQVEICELLRRLNEAQGLTVVVASHDLNLAGQYCDRLMLLRDGQVVRIGSPEEVLRSEVLEPVYRCRVLVDCHPDSGLPRVTLPGRKTVTGDA
- a CDS encoding iron ABC transporter permease translates to MGTGDWSGAPGAGTDVTAVGLASRGSVASGAVGRSSVLTPQRWGVTLLGLGLLALAIALVCLRFGAEPIGFSEMLRVLGLVVRDGEAGAESAGATGVILVQVRLPRILLALLVGGCLATVGVGLQALLRNPLADPYVLGISSGAALGAALAILLGIGTSVASLSALPLCAFLGGLGSILVVYRIASSYGHLPIHTLLLAGVILNAIFSALIMFVTSMMDPNRSFGMMSWLMGTLTAPDYPVLAVLTLYLILGAWVLFRQARSLNLLTLGEEAARALGVEVETVKRTVFFASALLTGAVVSVSGMIGFVGMVIPHAVRLVLGPDHRLLLPASALVGGAFLAAADTIARTLLAPAEMPVGVVTALAGGPVFIYLLAARKGRLSLS
- a CDS encoding cobalamin-binding protein; the encoded protein is MKKRRQQGILTGMPFMANLAPRTFVDDLGRKIFLAKPPARVVSLAPSVTESLFAIGLDQEIVGVTEYCDYPPQARTRPKVGYARPNIEAIVALQPDLVLAPREFMRADVLGKLEQLKIPVYIIEARTIEDVPSNILTLGRMFERAPAANQVAARIRERIASVKQKTAALPRLRLLYVLNSQPLITVGPGSFIHHLIELAGGTNVAARAAVPYPRLNMEEVLKEDPQVIVFPVGSAEGISEADRQLWQRWSMLSAVRQGRLHTIPSDLLNRPGPRIVDGLDRLVRIVHPEAFEGGNSP
- a CDS encoding TonB-dependent receptor, which codes for MTTEEVVTSATKTPVPVSHITSAVEVITGEEMQRQKFKTVVDALRLSQGLSVLSSGGPGTEALVRIRGGSASQTLVLIDGAIVNSATTGSYNFANLTTDNIERIEILRGAQSMLWGSDAMGGVINIVTKRGAGKPTANAFVEYGSFNSIREGGQVTGKKGPVDFSMALSRWDFSGFSTVDYRLGAAERDSFRNWAGSSRLGIDLPRDGRFEFDFRWMNGSTGLDNVSPPPKDVFASKQKSNQFVFSGNYEQPITKWWNQKLTLSRSQEASLFLPGNLQRNLVTNVVNVPTGDPNETRVLANRIEWQHNVQVADPLLLTFGYQFREQQGENDTGLSNHVIASHAGFAQAQVNLWDRVFGTAGIRQDSYNVFGDATTWRVTGGYLHKETDTKFRTSYSTGFRAPSINDLFFPNFGNPNLRQEKSQSFDVGVDQWLFNKSFRLSGGYFWNRYRDLIVTTFDPVVCAPFSTFSFCPINVGSASTRGWEASFAYNYAPNLFLLKSLDLQGQYTNTMTRDLSNGRRLPRWPVDQWTLQIGYRPLTPLNFVLAGRMMGSRFNTTNDRQNVPGFAVWNWTTNYDVSDKVQAYVRVDNLFNQHYQEILNAGTPVRSIYFGVRVNTDLL